The genomic interval GCGTAATTAAGCTTTGCCAACTCTTCTTCTTTAATCTCGTATACTTTAAGTTCTTCGCGAAACATACATTAACTCCTTAAGGTTTAAATTAGTAATTGCCCCATACATTAAATAAAGCAAAACAATAAGAAAGTATTTGGCATAAAAAAGTCTAGCTATTCTACCGATATTAGTTTAATAATTTTTCAATAAAAAGGTAAGCTAGGTGTTAAAACAGGGTGTGATTTTTATCGCTCTATGGGGCATTGTATGTATAGGTTATGTGAGCGCACTTAATGCTTCAGAGGATTCTATGGAGGAAGTAATGGATGGGTATGAAAGTCCTCAAAAGTTGTTTATGAATCTTGATAAAACTCAAAATATTGATAATAAAAAAAAATCACAATCTGCACATTCGCAGCAAAAATCCAAGAATACTAATAAAATGCGACCACAGGATATAAAATTGCCATTGCTTCCTCAATGGATTTATAGCACAGGAATTGTAGAAACTTCATTTACAGATGGTTCTTTTAAACGTGGATTGGGAACATTACTTAAAAATGGTTTGTACCTTACTTCATCAGAAATTATTTATAATGGCAAAATTATGCCTAAAAAAATATATGTCAAAATGCAAGATGATATAAGCGCTAATATGATGTGTGTTTCGCAGCTGAGTATTAAGGCACTTGATTTAGATTTAGGACTTGCTCTTTTAAAGGTCTCTCAACCTGTAGATAGTTATTGTCAAGCACGTGATAAAAGTTATTATCACGATAGAATCTATAAGCGATTTGGTGTGGATATATTTGCTTCATATCGTGCAATTACACCGCATACCAAAGCATATTATCCCTATCTTGATAGTATGTATGTTTTTACTCCTCAAAGTTTGATGCTTGAAAAAATTGCAACATATTATGATTTTGATAAAAGAAAAAAACGAATATATGGTTTTGAAATAGAGCGAGATGCTTATGAGGAATTTACTTATGGAAGAGCATTTTATGATGAGAAAGGCGTATTTTTGGGCATTATGAGTAGAGTAGGCATAGGATATTTACCTGTATTTGTTAATCGCAATGTAATACAGAATTTTCTCTGTGATGTGCGGGATAAGGAAATGATTAATGATAATTTTGTGAATCAATCGTGTCAAAGGCTTGGTGTGAATAGACAACGCTTTTTTACAGATAGGGCAGATAGTATAAGTTTTTAATCGAATCCACATCATTGTGTATTTTTTAATATTCTATAATGGAGCAGATTTTGCTTATTTTTGTTTTGTTGGAGAAATATATATCTTTTATAGGTAGAATGCACATTTTGTAAATGCGACCTAAAAGAAATATGTCTACAGAATTTTATATCACAAAGGCAGTGTCAATGATGAATAAATCGCGCGTGGTTGTAGCAGGTATTATTGTTTCTTTGCTTGCGAGTTCGGCTTTATTTGTGGGGTTATCAGCTGATGAATCCCACAAAGCTAAACCAAAAGTGCAGGAAGTCAATAAGCTAGAATCTTTCAAAAAGCTTCGTCGCATTATGGCGATAGTAGAAGAGTCTTATGTTGATGAATTAAGTCTTGATGAGATTGTCAATAAGGCAATAGATGGATTATTAAGCAATCTTGATGCGCATTCAAATTATCTTAACAAAAAGAAATTTGATGATTTGCGTGCCAATATTGATGGTGAGTTTGGTGGCATTGGTATCACGGTGGGCTTAAAAGATGGTGCTTTGACAATTATTGCACCTGTTGATGGCACACCTGGAGACAAGGCAGGGTTAAAAAGTGGCGATGTTATTGTGAAGGTAAATGACAAAAGCACGATTGATATGAGTATTGATGATGCAGTAAATCTTATGCGTGGCACACCTCGCACAAAGGTGGAGCTTACTATTGTGCGTAAGGGTGAAGCAAAACCTCTAAATTTTAGTATTGTAAGAGATATTATCAAGATGGATTTTGTAAAGGTGCGCAAGATTCAAGATACTGATTTTGCATATGTGCGTGTAGCATCGTTTGATAAAAATGTAACGCGGAATGTATTAAGCTCACTCAAACAAATGGGTAAAGTAAAAGGTATTGTGCTTGATTTACGCAATAATCCGGGTGGAGCACTTGACCAAGCAGTTGATTTGAGTAGATTATTCATCAAAAATGGTGTGATTGTTACCCAAAAAGGACGCAATAAAAATGACAACGTTGAATATAGAGCAACAAATGCTCCTTATGCTTCTGTGCCTATTGTTGTGCTTGTTAATGGTGGAAGTGCAAGTGCAAGTGAGATTGTCGCAGGTGCATTACAAGACCATAAACGTGCTGTTCTTATTGGGGAACAAACATTTGGTAAAGGAAGTGTGCAGACATTTATGCAACTTGACCAAAATGAAGGCTTAAAACTCACTACTGCTAAATATTATTTACCAAGTGGAAGGACGATTCAAGCAGTGGGTGTAACACCTGATATTATCGTGTATCCCGGTGTAGCACCAGAGAATGAGAATAGTTTTAGCATTAAGGAATCTGATTTAAAAAGACATCTTCAAGGCGAGCTTGAGAAGGTTAATGAACAAAATACAAAGACAGAAACAGCGAGTGATGATAAAAAAAATATTACCCAAGCAATGATATATCAAGATATTCAACTTAAAAGTGCTATTGATGTGCTTAAAGCGTGGGGTGTGATTGGTGCTTTAAATCCAAACAAGTAATAAGGAGTTAAATCAATGGAAAAACGAGAAATGCTATATGAAGGGAAGGGTAAAAAGCTTTTTGCCACGGATGATGAACATATTGTAATTGCAGAGTTTAAAGATGATTTAACGGCTTTTAACGCAGAAAAAAAAGGTAAGGAATCGGGCAAAGGTGAGCTAAATTGTCAAATTAGTTCAGTTCTTTTTGAGCTTTTAGCACGGCATAATATAGCTACACATTATATCAAGCGTCTTAATATGAGTGATATGTTGTGTAAAAAAGTAACTATTATTCCTATTGAAGTGGTTGTGCGTAATATTGCTACAGGTTCGCTGACAAAGCGTTTAGGCATAAGTGATGGAAGTATTCTTTCCCAGACGCTTGTTGAATTTTATTATAAAGATGATGCACTTGGCGACCCATTAATTAATGATGAGCATTGTAAGATTTTGGGCATTATAAAGGAGCAAAGTCAGTTAGAGATACTTAAGAGCCAAGCGCGTCAAATAAATGAAATTTTGAAAGCATTTTTTGATGAAAAAGGTTTGCGACTCGTTGATTTTAAGCTTGAATTTGGACAAGATAGCGCTGGAAATATTATACTTGCTGATGAAATTAGTCCTGATAGTTGCCGTTTATGGGATAAACAAACAAATCAAAAACTTGATAAAGATAGATTTAGGGAGAATCTAGGCAGCGTAAAAGTTGCCTATGAAGAAGTATTACGGCGGATTTTAGTATAGAGGATAAAAATGAAGGTAAAAGTTCTTGTTTCACTTAAAGAGGGGGTGCTTGACCCTCAAGCAAAGGCTATTGCTCACGCATTGTGTGCTCACGGATTTGAAAGTTTGCAAAGTGTGAAGCTTTCTAAAGAAATTATTTTAGATATACAAGAGAATAATGCAGATAAAGCATATAATTTAGCACAAAGTATGTGTGAGAATTTGCTTGCCAATGTAGTAATTGAAGATTATTCTATTGAGATTCTTAAATGAGTGTAGCTATTGTTAGATTTCCGGGCACAAATTGTGAGTTTGACACGCAATATGCCTTTTCTTTATTCGGGGGAGTTACTTATATTGTGTGGCATCAAGATAAGAGTTTGCCAACAGATTGCCATCTTGTTGTGATTCCAGGAGGCTTTAGCTATGGGGATTATTTACGTTGTGGAGCTATTGCGCAGTTTTCACCTATTATGAGAGTGATTAAGGATTTTGCTTTACAAGGTGGCTATGTGCTTGGTATTTGTAATGGTTTTCAGATTCTATGCGAGGCAGGATTATTGCCCGGTGCTTTAAAGCGCAATATTAATTTACATTTTATTTCACAGATGCAATCACTTAGAATCGTAAGCAAAAATAATGCTTTTTTACGCTCCTACGCTCCAAATCAAGAAATAAGATTGCCTATTGCCCACGCTGATGGAAATTATTTTATTGATGAGAGAGAGTTATTAGAGCTTAGGGCAAATGAGCAAATTTTACTTGAATATACGGACAATCCTAATGGTTCGGTAGATTCTATTGCTGGAATATGTAATGAGAAAAAAAATGTTTTTGGCTTAATGCCCCACCCCGAAAGAGCTATTGAAGATATGCTTGGCAGCTGTGATGGCAAAGCAATGCTTGATAATCTTTTGCATATTGCAGAGATGAAATAAGAGGTGAGAATAATGAAAATGTGGAAAATTATTTGTTATATTTTATTGATGGGTTTATGTTTGAATGCGCTAGCAGATACGACTAAACCCAAGATTGCTTATATAAATGTGAGTTTTCCAAGTGCAGATACAGGCTTGTATGTTGGGCAAGATATAGAAGTAAAATATAGCCTTACTTTACTTTCTGGTGCAAAGCTTGCTTCTGCTGAGTTTATAGACCTTTCTGCAAAGAATAATGTAGAGTTGAGAAATAAAGGTGCAAGTTGGCAGCAAGGCATAGATGGTGTATTAGTTAATACATACATATATAAAATTATGGGTAAAGATGTTACACTCCCACCTTTGCGTATTAAGGCGATTTCAAATGATAAGAGCTATGAAGAGGAAATCATTGCTAATGGAGCAAAATTACAAGCTATTGAGCTTTCTCATAATGCTTCTTATGTAAATGTCATTGCTGATGCAATGGAAGTAGTTGATTATCGTGTAAAAGAATATGATGAAGCTAACAACATTATTATATTCCAGATTGAAAGCAAAGGGGCAAATCTAAATACGATGAGATTTACTCAATATCAAAAACAAGGCTTGGAGAGTAGTAAGGTTGTTGATGGTGTAACTTATGGCATTTATTATGTAGTGCTTGATAAATCTATTCGCAGTCTTTCATTTGATTATTTTAATCTTACACAAAAACAGTTTGTAAATATCACATTGCCGATTAATCTTACACGCAATATTATTGATGAGAGCGGAGATATTAAGCCACGCAATACGTTTTTGATATTTAAGAATCTCTTAGTGGGTGGATTGATTATTTTTGTTGGAATTATTTGGGTTGTATTTAAAAAAGGACGCAAAATAACACTAAGTATTCTTGTTTTACTTGTGCTCGTATTACTATATAATATATTTTTTAGTGCAGTTTCAGGTATAGCACAAGCTGGAGCAAATATTAGTATTATTCCTACGCATAATTCTACAATTACGGAAGTAGTCAAAACACCCATAGAAGTAGCAATTATTGGCGAATATGGAGATTATTATAAAGTAATGATAGAAAATCGTGTAGGTTGGATAAGGAAAGAATATGTTAGCAAAAATTAGAGCATTTCTTGCCACTCTCTCCATCGCCATTTATCTTCCCGTCATTATTGCCCAAATCTATCTTACGCGTAGTTGGCGTAATGGTAGATGGGCAAGAAAGCAATGTCGTTGGTTTTTTGGATTTAATAGATTGAATGTAGAGCGTATAGGTGAATATGATAAAGATGCACAACTTTTTGTTGTCAATCATCAGAGCGTAACAGATATTATTTATTTTGAGGGATTTCACCCTGCAAATTTGTGTTGGGTGGCTAAAAAACAGCTTGGGGAAATACCTTTATATGGGCACGCACTCAAAGCTCCAGATATGATACTCATTGATAGGGAAGATAAAAAAAGTATCGTCTTTTTGCTTAAAGAAGCAAAAAGGCAGCTTGCTCAAAATCGTCTTATTGCCATTTTTCCTGAAGGCACAAGGAGCGATGGAGGGGAAGAATTTTTACCTTTTAAATCGGGAGCAAAGATTCTCGCATCAAAGCTTAAACTTAGAATCCAGCCCGCAGTTCTTATTAATATGCGTAAGCTATATAATAGTTCATCTATGTCAATAGAGTCAGATAAAGCGCGAGTGGTTCTTATGGAGGCTTTTATACCAGATTTTGATGATGAGCAATGGTACGAAAAACTCCAAAAGAATATGCACGATGTGTATTTGAAACATTATTATGAGCTCAATCAGAAGCCTTTAAGTAATAACAAGGCAGAATCCTAGCCTTAAGATTTTGGGGTGTTAGCTCAGTTGGGAGAGCGCAACGCTGGCAGCGTTGAGGTCAGGGGTTCGAACCCCCTACACTCCACCATTGTTTTCTATGCAAGTTTCTTCAATCTATTTTAATGCTTAAAATATTGTTATGCGTGAGTTTATTTTTTTTGCTACAATAGCACCTTAAGTTTATTTCTTTAACTCATAACTTCATTGAGGTGTCTTATGTCATTGTATAAAATGCTTTCCCCTTATCTTTTTAAGCTTGATGCTGAAAAGGCTCATTGTATGGCAGAATTGGCACTTAAGCATATAGTGCCTTTGCCTTTAGTGCAAGATTATGTAGCTGGAAAATATTGTGTTGTTGATGAGCACTTAAATATGGAAGTTGCTGGTCTGAGATTCTACAATCCAGTAGGTTTGGCTGCAGGATTTGATAAAAATGCAACGATGGTGCGAGGACTTTCGGCATTGGGATTTGGCTTTTTAGAGATTGGTACAATTACCCAATCTCCCCAAGAGGGAAATCCAAAACCTCGCCTTTTTCGTTATGTAGAGGAAAGAAGTTTGCAAAATGAAATGGGGTTTAACAATCAAGGTTCGCTTGAAATAGTGCAACGCCTTAAAAATATTTATCCTTATAGTATTCCGCTTGGGATTAATGTAGGTAAAAATAAAATTATTGCACAAAGTGATTCGCTTAAAAATTATGAAAATGTTTTACTTGATTGTTTGTCTGTGGGAGATTATTTTGTTTTTAATCTCTCCTCTCCAAATACACCGAATTTACGTGATTTGCAGAATGTGCATTTTGTGCAAGAGCTTTTTACTATGGCACGCTCATATACTCAAAAACCGCTTTTTATAAAAATATCTCCCGATATGGATAAAGATGAAATGCTCAAAATAGTTGAAATGAGTATCAAATATGGTGCAAATGGTGTGATTGCAACAAATACCACTATTGATTATGCTGTGCTTACAAATGCAAGGGAGACAGGAGGCATTAGTGGTGAGGCATTAAAAAAGAAGTCAAAAGAAGTGCTTAGAATCTTAAGTGAAGCATTTTTTGGCAAAACTGCCCTTATTTCTGTGGGAGGCGTTGATAGCGCACTTGAAGCTTATGAGCGTATCAAGCTTGGTGCATCACTTGTGCAAGTATTAAGTGGATTAATTTTTGAAGGTCCAAGATTGTGTCAACAAATCAATGAGGGGCTACTTCAATATTTAAAAGAAGATGGTTTTACACATTTGTATGAGGCAGTAGGGCAGGATATAGCCCATAAGCCAAAACGTGGAAGAAAATCAAAAGCGGCACAGGCATTGGATTCTATGGAGGTAAATACAGAGATTTCCACAAGCCTTCTCACAAGCAAGCCCAAAAAATCTGCTCAAAAAGTAGAATCTCAAAAGAAACCAGCTACTACAAGAAACACAAATGCAAATAGAGCATCTGCAACAAAAAAAACCGCCTCAAAGGAAAATGCAAAAGCACAACAAAAGTTAGATTCTACAGAATCTCCAAAGCCAACGACACATAAGAATGTAAACTCTGCCAAGAAAAACTTATCTAACTCACAGCCCTCATTATCTAAAGTGAGGGAAAATACGGCAGAGATTCCCAAAGAGTAAGCTGTGAAGTTTTTGATTTTAGGAGTATTAATGAGTATTTCTAATATGGTGAGCATCCCATCATTGGTCCCAAGTTCCTTGCCAAAACATTATACAAAACATCTTGATAATGGACTACAAATTGTGGTCGTGCCATTGAATAATAAGAGTGGTGTAATTGAGACAAATATTTTTTATAAGGTTGGAAGTCGTAATGAAGTAATGGGCAAAAGTGGCATTGCACATATGCTTGAGCATTTAAGCTTTAAATCCACGGATAAGCTCAAAGCAGGAGAATTTGATGAGATTGTAAAAGGCTTTGGAGGTGTGAATAATGCTTCAACAAGCTTTGATTATACACGTTATTTTATTAAATCAAGCGTTGAGAATCTTGATAAATCTTTAGAGCTTTTTTCTGAACTTATGAGTAATCTTTTGTTAAAAGAAGATGAGTTTGAACCCGAACGCAATGTAGTAGCAGAGGAGCGATTGTGGCGGACAGATAATTCACCTATGGGATATTTATATTTTCGTTTCTTTAATACTGCTTTTGTCTATCACCCTTATCATTGGACACCTATTGGTTTTATGCAAGATATTCAAAGCTGGAATATTGATGATATTCGCTCATTTTATCGCACTTATTACCAACCACAGAATGCTATTGTATTAGTAAGTGGCGATATTGAACCAAATGTTGTTTTTCAAAGTGCAACTCAATATTTTGGAAAACTTAAAAATACTTCTTCGGATATTCCGCAAGTTAGAGCAAAAGAGCCAAAACAAGATGGTATGAGGCGCAATATAGTAAAAAAAGATTCTCAAGTGGAGTTTCTTGCTATGGGATATAAGATTCCTAATTATTTAAGCGAAGACCAAGTGGCATTAAGCGCAATAGGCGAGATTCTAAGCGCTGGTAAATCAAGTATTTTTCAGAGAGAACTTATTGATAAACAGCAAATTGCCACTAGCGCATACGCATATAATATGGATATGAAAGATGAGAGTGTATTTTTACTCATTGTTGCAGCAAAACAGGGTGTCAGAGCTGAAAAAATTGAAGAAGAAGTGATTAAGATATTAGAAAATATTAAAAAAGGTCATATTTCCCAAGAAGAGCTTGATAAGGTTAAGGTCAATACGCGTGCAAATTTTATTTATAGTCTTGAAAATTCTTCAGAGGTTGCAGGGCTTTTTGGGAGTTATCTTGTGCGAGGAGATATTAAACCATTACTTTCTTATGAAAGAGATATAAATACTCTTAACTTAGATAAGATTCAGCAGGTAGCAAATAAATATTTTGTAGAAGATACACTAAGTGTGGTGATTTTAAAGGACAAGGGGAGGTGATTATGGTTTTTGGGGCAATGAGTGCATTAATCACACCATTTATAAATCATAAGGTTGATTTTGAAACATATGAAACACTCATTAAGCGGCAAATTACCTATGGTATGGACGCTTGTGTGCCAGTAGGCACGACAGGAGAATCGGCTACACTTTCGCATAAAGAACATATGGAATGTATTGAAGTTGCCGTAGCGGTATGTAGGGGTAGTAAAGTAAAAGTGCTTGCAGGTGCAGGGAGTAATTCTACAAGCGAGGCAAAAGAACTTGCACTTTTTGCCCAAAAATGCGGTGCAGATGCGCTATTATGTGTTACACCTTATTATAATAAACCTACACAAGAGGGTTTGTTTGAGCATTATAAGGCTGTGGCTAATGCGGTGGAGATTCCTGTAATGCTTTATAATGTTCCATCACGCACAGGAGTAAGTATAGAGATAGAAACTGCTAAACGTCTGCGTGATGCTTGTAAAAATATTTATGCAATTAAGGAGGCAGCTGGACTTATGGAAAGAGTAGTGGCTTTTGGTGCAGAAGTGCCTAATCTTGCACTTTTAAGTGGAGAAGATGTAATCAATTACCCCATACTTGCAAATAATGGCAAAGGCGTTATATCTGTAACCGGTAATCTTTTCCCACAAGAGATTGCTGATTTAACGCATTATGCTTTACAAGGTAATATGGAAAAAAGCTATGAAATTAATACAAGGCTTTATGAGATGAATAGGATACTTTTTTGTGAAAGTAATCCTGTGCCCATTAAAGCGGCAATGTTTTTAGCAGGATTATTAAAAAACTTGGAATATCGTTTGCCATTAGTGCCACCTTCTAAGGAAAATATGGCTAAAATACAACAAATCTTAGAAAAATACGAGGTGAAAGAATGAAAAATGCTCAAGATTCTACAACACATTTTATGAAAGGCAAAACACTTGTTATTAGCGGTGCGACACGAGGTATTGGCAAGGCAATTTTATATAAATTTGCTCAAAATGGTGTA from Helicobacter hepaticus ATCC 51449 carries:
- the purQ gene encoding phosphoribosylformylglycinamidine synthase subunit PurQ, whose translation is MSVAIVRFPGTNCEFDTQYAFSLFGGVTYIVWHQDKSLPTDCHLVVIPGGFSYGDYLRCGAIAQFSPIMRVIKDFALQGGYVLGICNGFQILCEAGLLPGALKRNINLHFISQMQSLRIVSKNNAFLRSYAPNQEIRLPIAHADGNYFIDERELLELRANEQILLEYTDNPNGSVDSIAGICNEKKNVFGLMPHPERAIEDMLGSCDGKAMLDNLLHIAEMK
- a CDS encoding M16 family metallopeptidase encodes the protein MSISNMVSIPSLVPSSLPKHYTKHLDNGLQIVVVPLNNKSGVIETNIFYKVGSRNEVMGKSGIAHMLEHLSFKSTDKLKAGEFDEIVKGFGGVNNASTSFDYTRYFIKSSVENLDKSLELFSELMSNLLLKEDEFEPERNVVAEERLWRTDNSPMGYLYFRFFNTAFVYHPYHWTPIGFMQDIQSWNIDDIRSFYRTYYQPQNAIVLVSGDIEPNVVFQSATQYFGKLKNTSSDIPQVRAKEPKQDGMRRNIVKKDSQVEFLAMGYKIPNYLSEDQVALSAIGEILSAGKSSIFQRELIDKQQIATSAYAYNMDMKDESVFLLIVAAKQGVRAEKIEEEVIKILENIKKGHISQEELDKVKVNTRANFIYSLENSSEVAGLFGSYLVRGDIKPLLSYERDINTLNLDKIQQVANKYFVEDTLSVVILKDKGR
- the purC gene encoding phosphoribosylaminoimidazolesuccinocarboxamide synthase, with amino-acid sequence MEKREMLYEGKGKKLFATDDEHIVIAEFKDDLTAFNAEKKGKESGKGELNCQISSVLFELLARHNIATHYIKRLNMSDMLCKKVTIIPIEVVVRNIATGSLTKRLGISDGSILSQTLVEFYYKDDALGDPLINDEHCKILGIIKEQSQLEILKSQARQINEILKAFFDEKGLRLVDFKLEFGQDSAGNIILADEISPDSCRLWDKQTNQKLDKDRFRENLGSVKVAYEEVLRRILV
- a CDS encoding lysophospholipid acyltransferase family protein, encoding MLAKIRAFLATLSIAIYLPVIIAQIYLTRSWRNGRWARKQCRWFFGFNRLNVERIGEYDKDAQLFVVNHQSVTDIIYFEGFHPANLCWVAKKQLGEIPLYGHALKAPDMILIDREDKKSIVFLLKEAKRQLAQNRLIAIFPEGTRSDGGEEFLPFKSGAKILASKLKLRIQPAVLINMRKLYNSSSMSIESDKARVVLMEAFIPDFDDEQWYEKLQKNMHDVYLKHYYELNQKPLSNNKAES
- the purS gene encoding phosphoribosylformylglycinamidine synthase subunit PurS, whose amino-acid sequence is MKVKVLVSLKEGVLDPQAKAIAHALCAHGFESLQSVKLSKEIILDIQENNADKAYNLAQSMCENLLANVVIEDYSIEILK
- a CDS encoding quinone-dependent dihydroorotate dehydrogenase produces the protein MSLYKMLSPYLFKLDAEKAHCMAELALKHIVPLPLVQDYVAGKYCVVDEHLNMEVAGLRFYNPVGLAAGFDKNATMVRGLSALGFGFLEIGTITQSPQEGNPKPRLFRYVEERSLQNEMGFNNQGSLEIVQRLKNIYPYSIPLGINVGKNKIIAQSDSLKNYENVLLDCLSVGDYFVFNLSSPNTPNLRDLQNVHFVQELFTMARSYTQKPLFIKISPDMDKDEMLKIVEMSIKYGANGVIATNTTIDYAVLTNARETGGISGEALKKKSKEVLRILSEAFFGKTALISVGGVDSALEAYERIKLGASLVQVLSGLIFEGPRLCQQINEGLLQYLKEDGFTHLYEAVGQDIAHKPKRGRKSKAAQALDSMEVNTEISTSLLTSKPKKSAQKVESQKKPATTRNTNANRASATKKTASKENAKAQQKLDSTESPKPTTHKNVNSAKKNLSNSQPSLSKVRENTAEIPKE
- a CDS encoding S41 family peptidase, whose amino-acid sequence is MMNKSRVVVAGIIVSLLASSALFVGLSADESHKAKPKVQEVNKLESFKKLRRIMAIVEESYVDELSLDEIVNKAIDGLLSNLDAHSNYLNKKKFDDLRANIDGEFGGIGITVGLKDGALTIIAPVDGTPGDKAGLKSGDVIVKVNDKSTIDMSIDDAVNLMRGTPRTKVELTIVRKGEAKPLNFSIVRDIIKMDFVKVRKIQDTDFAYVRVASFDKNVTRNVLSSLKQMGKVKGIVLDLRNNPGGALDQAVDLSRLFIKNGVIVTQKGRNKNDNVEYRATNAPYASVPIVVLVNGGSASASEIVAGALQDHKRAVLIGEQTFGKGSVQTFMQLDQNEGLKLTTAKYYLPSGRTIQAVGVTPDIIVYPGVAPENENSFSIKESDLKRHLQGELEKVNEQNTKTETASDDKKNITQAMIYQDIQLKSAIDVLKAWGVIGALNPNK
- the dapA gene encoding 4-hydroxy-tetrahydrodipicolinate synthase, coding for MVFGAMSALITPFINHKVDFETYETLIKRQITYGMDACVPVGTTGESATLSHKEHMECIEVAVAVCRGSKVKVLAGAGSNSTSEAKELALFAQKCGADALLCVTPYYNKPTQEGLFEHYKAVANAVEIPVMLYNVPSRTGVSIEIETAKRLRDACKNIYAIKEAAGLMERVVAFGAEVPNLALLSGEDVINYPILANNGKGVISVTGNLFPQEIADLTHYALQGNMEKSYEINTRLYEMNRILFCESNPVPIKAAMFLAGLLKNLEYRLPLVPPSKENMAKIQQILEKYEVKE